One genomic window of Arvicanthis niloticus isolate mArvNil1 chromosome 24, mArvNil1.pat.X, whole genome shotgun sequence includes the following:
- the Pla2g1b gene encoding phospholipase A2 isoform X1, translating to MKLLLLAALLTAGATAHSISPRAVWQFRNMIKCTIPGSDPLREYNNYGCFCGLGGSGTPVDDLDRCCQTHDHCYTQAKKLQSCKFLVDNPYTNTYSFKCTGNVITCSDKNNECEAFICNCDRQAAICFSKAPYNKEHKNLDTKKFC from the exons ATGAAGCTCCTTCTGCTGGCTGCTCTGCTCACAG CAGGCGCTACTGCACACAGCATCAGCCCTCGGGCTGTGTGGCAGTTCCGCAATATGATCAAGTGCACCATCCCCGGGAGCGATCCCCTGAGGGAGTACAACAATTACGGCTGCTTCTGTGGCTTGGGCGGCTCAGGCACCCCAGTGGACGACTTAGACAG GTGCTGCCAGACTCATGACCACTGCTACACTCAGGCCAAGAAGCTGCAAAGCTGTAAATTCCTCGTAGATAACCCCTACACCAACACGTACTCATTCAAGTGCACCGGGAATGTGATCACCTGCAGTG ACAAAAACAACGAGTGCGAGGCGTTCATCTGCAACTGTGACCGCCAGGCTGCCATCTGCTTCTCGAAGGCCCCCTACAACAAAGAACACAAAAACCTTGACACCAAGAAATTCTGTTAG
- the Pla2g1b gene encoding phospholipase A2 isoform X2, producing the protein MKLLLLAALLTGATAHSISPRAVWQFRNMIKCTIPGSDPLREYNNYGCFCGLGGSGTPVDDLDRCCQTHDHCYTQAKKLQSCKFLVDNPYTNTYSFKCTGNVITCSDKNNECEAFICNCDRQAAICFSKAPYNKEHKNLDTKKFC; encoded by the exons ATGAAGCTCCTTCTGCTGGCTGCTCTGCTCACAG GCGCTACTGCACACAGCATCAGCCCTCGGGCTGTGTGGCAGTTCCGCAATATGATCAAGTGCACCATCCCCGGGAGCGATCCCCTGAGGGAGTACAACAATTACGGCTGCTTCTGTGGCTTGGGCGGCTCAGGCACCCCAGTGGACGACTTAGACAG GTGCTGCCAGACTCATGACCACTGCTACACTCAGGCCAAGAAGCTGCAAAGCTGTAAATTCCTCGTAGATAACCCCTACACCAACACGTACTCATTCAAGTGCACCGGGAATGTGATCACCTGCAGTG ACAAAAACAACGAGTGCGAGGCGTTCATCTGCAACTGTGACCGCCAGGCTGCCATCTGCTTCTCGAAGGCCCCCTACAACAAAGAACACAAAAACCTTGACACCAAGAAATTCTGTTAG
- the Sirt4 gene encoding NAD-dependent protein lipoamidase sirtuin-4, mitochondrial isoform X2, with the protein MSGLTFRPTKGRWITHLSRPRSHGSTGLFVPPSPPLDPEKIKELQRFISLSKRLLVMTGAGISTESGIPDYRSEKVGLYARTDRRPIQHIDFIRSAPVRQRYWARNFVGWPQFSSHQPNPAHWALSNWEKLGKLHWLVTQNVDALHSKAGNQRLTELHGCMHRVLCLNCGEQTARRELQDRFQALNPSWSAEAQGVAPDGDVFLTEEQVRSFRVPCCDRCGGPLKPDVVFFGDTVNPDKVDFVHQRVKEADSLLVVGSSLQVYSGYRFILTAREKKLPIAILNIGPTRSDDLACLKLDSRCGELLPLIDPQRQHSDVQKLEMDFPLIPAAKDP; encoded by the exons ATGAGTGGATTGACTTTCAGGCCGACAAAGGGCCGTTGGATCACCCACCTCAGCCGGCCGCGGTCTCATGGATCCACGGGGTTATTTGTACCGCCCAGCCCTCCTTTGGACCCTGAAAAGATCAAAGAGTTACAGCGCTTTATTAGCCTTTCCAAGAGACTGCTAGTGATGACTGGCGCCGGAATCTCCACCGAGTCCGGGATCCCAGACTACAGGTCAGAAAAGGTGGGACTTTACGCCCGCACTGACCGGAGACCCATCCAGCACATAGATTTCATCCGCAGTGCTCCGGTCCGCCAGCGGTATTGGGCCCGAAACTTTGTGGGCTGGCCTCAGTTCTCCTCTCACCAACCCAACCCAGCACACTGGGCCCTGAGCAACTGGGAGAAACTTGGGAAGCTACACTGGTTGGTGACCCAGAACGTGGATGCTTTGCATTCCAAGGCCGGGAATCAGAGGCTGACGGAGCTCCACGGATGCATGCACAG aGTCCTGTGCCTGAACTGTGGGGAGCAGACTGCCCGCAGGGAGCTGCAGGACCGCTTCCAAGCCCTGAACCCCAGCTGGAGCGCTGAGGCGCAGGGGGTGGCCCCCGATGGCGACGTGTTCCTCACTGAGGAGCAGGTCCGGAGCTTTCGGGTCCCGTGCTGTGATCGATGCGGCGGCCCTCTGAAACCGGACGTCGTTTTCTTTGGGGACACAGTGAACCCAGATAAGGTTGACTTCGTGCACCAGCGCGTGAAAGAGGCCGACTCCCTGCTGGTGGTGGGATCGTCGCTGCAG GTGTACTCCGGTTACAGGTTCATCCTCACTGCCCGGGAGAAGAAGCTCCCGATCGCCATTCTGAACATCGGACCCACACGGTCTGATGATTTAGCTTGCCTGAAGCTGGATTCCCGCTGTGGAGAGTTGCTGCCGTTAATAGACCCGCAGAGACAGCACTCTGATGTTCAAAAGCTGGAAATGGACTTTCCTTTGATTCCCGCTGCTAAAG atCCCTAA
- the Sirt4 gene encoding NAD-dependent protein lipoamidase sirtuin-4, mitochondrial isoform X3 — translation MSGLTFRPTKGRWITHLSRPRSHGSTGLFVPPSPPLDPEKIKELQRFISLSKRLLVMTGAGISTESGIPDYRVLCLNCGEQTARRELQDRFQALNPSWSAEAQGVAPDGDVFLTEEQVRSFRVPCCDRCGGPLKPDVVFFGDTVNPDKVDFVHQRVKEADSLLVVGSSLQVYSGYRFILTAREKKLPIAILNIGPTRSDDLACLKLDSRCGELLPLIDPQRQHSDVQKLEMDFPLIPAAKDP, via the exons ATGAGTGGATTGACTTTCAGGCCGACAAAGGGCCGTTGGATCACCCACCTCAGCCGGCCGCGGTCTCATGGATCCACGGGGTTATTTGTACCGCCCAGCCCTCCTTTGGACCCTGAAAAGATCAAAGAGTTACAGCGCTTTATTAGCCTTTCCAAGAGACTGCTAGTGATGACTGGCGCCGGAATCTCCACCGAGTCCGGGATCCCAGACTACAG aGTCCTGTGCCTGAACTGTGGGGAGCAGACTGCCCGCAGGGAGCTGCAGGACCGCTTCCAAGCCCTGAACCCCAGCTGGAGCGCTGAGGCGCAGGGGGTGGCCCCCGATGGCGACGTGTTCCTCACTGAGGAGCAGGTCCGGAGCTTTCGGGTCCCGTGCTGTGATCGATGCGGCGGCCCTCTGAAACCGGACGTCGTTTTCTTTGGGGACACAGTGAACCCAGATAAGGTTGACTTCGTGCACCAGCGCGTGAAAGAGGCCGACTCCCTGCTGGTGGTGGGATCGTCGCTGCAG GTGTACTCCGGTTACAGGTTCATCCTCACTGCCCGGGAGAAGAAGCTCCCGATCGCCATTCTGAACATCGGACCCACACGGTCTGATGATTTAGCTTGCCTGAAGCTGGATTCCCGCTGTGGAGAGTTGCTGCCGTTAATAGACCCGCAGAGACAGCACTCTGATGTTCAAAAGCTGGAAATGGACTTTCCTTTGATTCCCGCTGCTAAAG atCCCTAA
- the Sirt4 gene encoding NAD-dependent protein lipoamidase sirtuin-4, mitochondrial isoform X1: protein MSGLTFRPTKGRWITHLSRPRSHGSTGLFVPPSPPLDPEKIKELQRFISLSKRLLVMTGAGISTESGIPDYRSEKVGLYARTDRRPIQHIDFIRSAPVRQRYWARNFVGWPQFSSHQPNPAHWALSNWEKLGKLHWLVTQNVDALHSKAGNQRLTELHGCMHRVLCLNCGEQTARRELQDRFQALNPSWSAEAQGVAPDGDVFLTEEQVRSFRVPCCDRCGGPLKPDVVFFGDTVNPDKVDFVHQRVKEADSLLVVGSSLQSDYSDLPGQVYSGYRFILTAREKKLPIAILNIGPTRSDDLACLKLDSRCGELLPLIDPQRQHSDVQKLEMDFPLIPAAKDP from the exons ATGAGTGGATTGACTTTCAGGCCGACAAAGGGCCGTTGGATCACCCACCTCAGCCGGCCGCGGTCTCATGGATCCACGGGGTTATTTGTACCGCCCAGCCCTCCTTTGGACCCTGAAAAGATCAAAGAGTTACAGCGCTTTATTAGCCTTTCCAAGAGACTGCTAGTGATGACTGGCGCCGGAATCTCCACCGAGTCCGGGATCCCAGACTACAGGTCAGAAAAGGTGGGACTTTACGCCCGCACTGACCGGAGACCCATCCAGCACATAGATTTCATCCGCAGTGCTCCGGTCCGCCAGCGGTATTGGGCCCGAAACTTTGTGGGCTGGCCTCAGTTCTCCTCTCACCAACCCAACCCAGCACACTGGGCCCTGAGCAACTGGGAGAAACTTGGGAAGCTACACTGGTTGGTGACCCAGAACGTGGATGCTTTGCATTCCAAGGCCGGGAATCAGAGGCTGACGGAGCTCCACGGATGCATGCACAG aGTCCTGTGCCTGAACTGTGGGGAGCAGACTGCCCGCAGGGAGCTGCAGGACCGCTTCCAAGCCCTGAACCCCAGCTGGAGCGCTGAGGCGCAGGGGGTGGCCCCCGATGGCGACGTGTTCCTCACTGAGGAGCAGGTCCGGAGCTTTCGGGTCCCGTGCTGTGATCGATGCGGCGGCCCTCTGAAACCGGACGTCGTTTTCTTTGGGGACACAGTGAACCCAGATAAGGTTGACTTCGTGCACCAGCGCGTGAAAGAGGCCGACTCCCTGCTGGTGGTGGGATCGTCGCTGCAG AGCGATTACTCCGATCTGCCCGGGCAGGTGTACTCCGGTTACAGGTTCATCCTCACTGCCCGGGAGAAGAAGCTCCCGATCGCCATTCTGAACATCGGACCCACACGGTCTGATGATTTAGCTTGCCTGAAGCTGGATTCCCGCTGTGGAGAGTTGCTGCCGTTAATAGACCCGCAGAGACAGCACTCTGATGTTCAAAAGCTGGAAATGGACTTTCCTTTGATTCCCGCTGCTAAAG atCCCTAA